A region from the Triticum urartu cultivar G1812 chromosome 1, Tu2.1, whole genome shotgun sequence genome encodes:
- the LOC125508611 gene encoding putative F-box/LRR-repeat protein At5g02700, whose amino-acid sequence MNRTVAAIPAVRKREAEAQAAAPAPKRLTSAGTAGRRPRKRIREDKLVSDGDLISKLPDDILGTIISLLPTKDGARTQAIARRWRPLWRSAPLNLHASYHLCSKQFKRLSVVSRILSDHPGPARRFVFRLVRLHKAKKRHAEEAAQIENWFHSRALRNLKELDISFDLLDYVHEKLYPLPSSVFCLAPTLLVAVISFCEFPKEITHSLSFPLLKQLILRRVSICQDVFHGVLSACHLLESLELKEIRDTNCLRISSATLRSVSLCACFAAKGELFIEDAPLLERLLLPCPREGGEIIRIIQAPKLEILGLLSPRISKIEIANVVFQSLTPTSLNNTIATVKVLALEFPVPDLNAVIDVLRCFPCLEKLHVIWEKYLKIGTKNARQYDPLDPVKGLDTHLKKLVLKNYEGNEQDVGFAKFFILNAKVLKELKFGVSHRINKQWVADQYRLLEMENRASQGAQLEFIQNDDVSSLDAHDLSTADPF is encoded by the exons ATGAACAGGACGGTGGCGGCGATACCCGCCGTCAGGAAGAGGGAGGCGGAGGCTCAGGCCGCGGCGCCCGCACCCAAGAGGCTCACGTCCGCCGGAACCGCCGGGCGAAGGCCACGGAAGCGGATCCGCGAGGATAAGCTTGTCAGCGACGGGGATCTCATCAGCAAACTCCCCGATGACATCCTCGGCaccatcatctccctcctccccaccaaaGACGGCGCCCGCACGCAGGCCATCGCTCGCAGATGGCGCCCTCTCTGGCGCTCAGCGCCTCTCAACCTCCACGCCTCCTACCACCTCTGCTCCAAACAGTTCAAGCGCCTCTCCGTCGTCTCCAGGATCCTCTCCGACCACCCTGGACCTGCCCGCCGTTTCGTCTTCCGCCTCGTCCGCCTCCACAAAGCGAAAAAAAGGCACGCCGAGGAAGCCGCTCAGATCGAGAACTGGTTCCACTCCCGAGCCCTCAGAAACCTTAAGGAGCTCGATATCAGCTTCGACCTCTTGGACTATGTACATGAGAAGCTTTATCCGCTGCCCTCATCAGTGTTCTGCTTAGCACCAACTCTCCTCGTGGCCGTAATCAGCTTCTGCGAATTCCCCAAGGAGATCACTCATTCACTTAGTTTTCCGTTGCTCAAGCAGCTCATCCTGCGGCGCGTATCCATCTGCCAGGATGTCTTCCATGGGGTGCTCTCTGCCTGCCATCTGTTGGAGTCGCTTGAATTGAAGGAAATTCGTGATACTAATTGCTTGCGCATTAGCTCGGCAACTCTTAGGAGTGTGAGCCTCTGCGCTTGTTTTGCAGCCAAAGGAGAATTGTTCATTGAAGACGCCCCTCTCCTTGAAAGGCTGCTACTACCTTGTCCGCGCGAAGGGGGTGAGATTATTCGGATAATCCAGGCACCTAAACTGGAGATACTGGGCCTTTTGTCTCCCCGCATCTCCAAAATTGAGATTGCTAATGTAGTCTTCCAG AGTTTAACCCCAACAAGCTTGAATAATACGATAGCCACAGTGAAGGTTTTGGCTCTCGAGTTTCCAGTCCCTGATTTGAATGCTGTTATTGACGTCTTAAGATGCTTCCCGTGCTTGGAAAAGCTTCATGTCATT TGGGAGAAATACTTGAAGATAGGTACGAAAAATGCACGTCAGTATGACCCATTAGATCCAGTCAAAGGCCTTGATACCCATCTAAAAAAACTGGTATTGAAAAATTACGAGGGCAATGAGCAAGATGTTGGCTTTGCCAAGTTCTTTATTTTGAACGCAAAAGTGCTGAAGGAACTCAAATTTGGAGTCAGTCATAGGATCAACAAACAATGGGTGGCTGATCAATACAGGCTGCTAGAAATGGAAAATAGAGCTTCTCAAGGCGCTCAATTGGAATTCATACAAAATGATGATGTGTCGTCTTTGGATGCCCATGATTTGTCAACTGCCGATCCCTTTTAA